The following proteins are encoded in a genomic region of Sulfurovum indicum:
- a CDS encoding alanine/glycine:cation symporter family protein: MDTIFEQINSILASVFFFDIFFGQIEGSSMPFIVAWLVAGGLYMTLRFGFINIRMFSHAYKILTGKYRTADDEGEITPFQSLTTALSATVGLGNIAGVAIAIAIGGPGATFWMILAGFFGMTLKFTEVTLAQIYREKRPDGRIMGGAMQYLSKGLAAKGHKHLGKVLAMLFAFLAIGGSLGAGNAFQTSQALGALSDRVPFFADYPIAFGLIMAVIVGFVIIGGIKRIASTAEKIVPLMVFIYLLASLWILAVNASAVPGAIATIFHEAFAPSAAAGGIIGVLVQGFKRAAFSSEAGIGSAAIVHSTASVKYPVRQGMVALYEPFIDTIVICTMTALVIVTTGVYDPSGAFADLVAAKQGAALTAAAYGTVISWFPIILSASIVLFAFSTMISWSYYGERSWTYLFGEKYTLVYKLIFISFTIMASVTSASAMLEFSDLLILTMALPNIIGLYMLQGDVKANLDLYLQKWKSGELDAEAIRK; encoded by the coding sequence ATGGACACTATTTTTGAACAAATAAACAGTATCTTGGCTTCTGTTTTCTTTTTTGATATCTTTTTTGGTCAGATAGAGGGATCATCTATGCCTTTTATCGTTGCATGGCTGGTAGCAGGCGGTCTCTATATGACTTTACGTTTCGGTTTTATCAATATTCGTATGTTCTCCCATGCCTATAAAATACTAACGGGCAAATATCGCACAGCCGATGATGAGGGGGAGATAACACCCTTCCAGTCATTGACAACAGCACTTTCAGCTACTGTTGGTCTGGGTAATATCGCCGGGGTAGCCATTGCCATTGCCATAGGTGGTCCGGGTGCGACATTCTGGATGATACTGGCCGGTTTTTTTGGAATGACCCTCAAGTTTACCGAAGTGACACTTGCACAGATCTATCGTGAAAAACGTCCTGACGGACGCATTATGGGAGGGGCGATGCAATACCTCTCCAAAGGACTTGCCGCCAAAGGGCACAAGCACCTAGGAAAAGTGCTTGCCATGCTCTTTGCTTTTCTTGCTATTGGAGGGAGCCTGGGGGCGGGGAATGCTTTCCAGACTTCACAGGCACTTGGTGCTCTCTCGGACCGTGTTCCATTCTTTGCCGACTACCCTATTGCTTTCGGACTTATTATGGCGGTCATTGTCGGTTTCGTGATCATCGGAGGTATTAAACGTATCGCAAGTACTGCTGAAAAGATCGTACCGCTTATGGTCTTTATCTACCTTCTTGCCTCTTTATGGATCCTGGCTGTCAATGCCTCAGCCGTACCGGGAGCTATCGCAACGATCTTCCATGAAGCCTTTGCACCAAGTGCAGCAGCCGGAGGCATCATCGGTGTTTTGGTACAGGGCTTCAAAAGGGCGGCATTCTCTTCAGAAGCGGGGATCGGTTCTGCTGCGATCGTACACTCCACTGCTTCGGTAAAATACCCTGTACGTCAGGGGATGGTGGCACTTTACGAACCTTTTATTGATACGATCGTCATCTGCACCATGACTGCATTGGTCATCGTCACTACAGGCGTTTATGACCCGTCTGGTGCATTTGCAGACCTTGTTGCTGCCAAACAGGGTGCCGCACTCACTGCTGCTGCCTATGGAACGGTCATCTCCTGGTTTCCGATCATCCTCTCGGCCTCTATAGTTCTTTTTGCTTTTTCCACAATGATCTCATGGTCATACTACGGAGAACGTTCATGGACCTATCTTTTTGGAGAGAAATATACCCTTGTCTACAAACTGATCTTTATCTCATTTACCATTATGGCATCGGTAACCAGTGCTTCGGCAATGCTGGAGTTCTCAGACCTGCTCATATTGACTATGGCTCTGCCAAATATTATCGGACTCTATATGCTGCAAGGAGACGTCAAAGCCAACCTTGATCTCTATTTACAAAAATGGAAGAGCGGAGAACTTGATGCTGAGGCAATACGCAAATAA